The following coding sequences lie in one Ferrimicrobium sp. genomic window:
- the serA gene encoding phosphoglycerate dehydrogenase: MATILVSEVIADRGLDILRGAGHEVRVALDLSPQELIEAVHDVNAVIIRSATKVTAEVIANAPHLVVVGRAGIGLDNVDVEAATQAGVMVVNAPQSNIISAAEHTMALLLSLSRQIPQAHASLTAGTWARSSFEGVELYGKTLGIVGLGRIGALVAQRALAFGMTLIAYDPYISQERAKKMGVELTSLEDLVVRADFVTIHLPKSKETKGLIGKEILAQAKPGIRFVNAARGGIIDEDALYAALVEGTVAGAALDVFANEPPTGSPLLELDSVVVTPHLGASTEEAQNKAGITIAEQVQLALANEFVPFAVNVNAAEASPEVRPYLGLVEFLGQFISSLTGGLPGALEIEYQGGLAHEDTRLLTLSILKGIFSVGLNEPVSYVNAPQLASERGLEIRETTVANSLNFRNLVVLRTPEHVVGGTLAGATGSEPRIVLVDGHWVEVPPAASMLAVRNFDQPGMIGVVGKVLGDGGYSIVSMAVSPRVDDGTALMLLSVSRPVEPAVIQLLEGNAGIIYAKSVGSEPSID, from the coding sequence GTGGCTACCATCCTGGTGAGCGAGGTAATAGCAGACCGCGGGCTTGATATTCTACGCGGGGCAGGGCACGAGGTGCGCGTTGCCCTTGATCTGTCCCCCCAAGAGCTTATCGAAGCCGTTCATGACGTTAATGCGGTTATCATTCGGTCGGCGACAAAGGTTACAGCTGAAGTGATTGCCAATGCACCACACTTGGTCGTCGTTGGCCGAGCTGGCATTGGACTTGATAATGTCGACGTTGAAGCCGCCACCCAGGCGGGGGTCATGGTGGTCAACGCTCCGCAATCGAACATCATCTCGGCTGCTGAACACACCATGGCGCTCTTGCTTTCGCTGTCACGCCAGATCCCCCAGGCACACGCGAGTCTGACGGCGGGGACTTGGGCTCGGTCTTCATTTGAAGGCGTCGAACTCTATGGCAAGACGCTTGGCATCGTCGGTTTGGGCAGAATCGGAGCGTTGGTGGCGCAGCGGGCACTGGCCTTTGGCATGACACTCATCGCCTACGACCCCTACATCTCCCAGGAGCGGGCCAAGAAGATGGGCGTTGAGCTCACCTCGCTCGAAGATTTGGTCGTAAGGGCGGACTTTGTGACCATCCATCTTCCTAAGTCCAAGGAGACCAAGGGTCTTATCGGTAAGGAGATTTTGGCCCAGGCGAAGCCTGGAATCCGTTTTGTCAACGCTGCGCGTGGCGGCATCATCGATGAAGATGCCCTCTATGCGGCGCTCGTTGAAGGAACAGTTGCCGGAGCCGCGCTCGATGTTTTTGCAAACGAGCCACCGACCGGCTCACCGTTGCTTGAACTGGATTCTGTTGTCGTTACCCCGCACCTTGGTGCCAGTACCGAGGAGGCCCAGAACAAGGCAGGTATTACGATCGCCGAGCAGGTACAGTTGGCGCTCGCGAATGAGTTCGTACCGTTCGCGGTCAACGTGAACGCCGCTGAGGCCTCTCCCGAGGTGCGCCCCTATCTAGGTCTCGTGGAGTTCTTGGGTCAGTTCATCTCCTCCCTAACGGGCGGACTTCCTGGTGCCCTCGAGATCGAATACCAGGGAGGGCTCGCGCACGAAGATACCAGGCTCTTGACGCTGTCGATCCTAAAGGGGATCTTCTCGGTGGGACTAAATGAACCGGTTTCCTACGTCAATGCGCCCCAACTGGCATCGGAGCGCGGCCTTGAGATTCGAGAGACCACCGTCGCTAACAGTCTGAACTTCCGCAACCTGGTCGTCCTGCGCACTCCAGAGCATGTGGTTGGCGGAACGTTGGCAGGAGCGACTGGTTCTGAACCGAGAATCGTGCTGGTGGACGGTCACTGGGTGGAGGTTCCTCCAGCGGCTTCGATGCTCGCGGTCCGAAACTTTGACCAGCCCGGCATGATTGGTGTAGTCGGTAAAGTCCTAGGCGACGGAGGCTACTCAATCGTTTCGATGGCGGTATCGCCGAGGGTGGATGATGGTACTGCCTTGATGCTCCTGAGTGTTTCTCGACCGGTCGAACCGGCGGTAATTCAACTCCTTGAGG